One segment of Ziziphus jujuba cultivar Dongzao chromosome 12, ASM3175591v1 DNA contains the following:
- the LOC107429704 gene encoding aspartokinase 1, chloroplastic, translating to MEASLRFRCVRTPCFCEIPRNLHFSRFSSLSFAASPCRPFLVAMENANMQTSFRLKSEKKRIEAVLGEEEEEEEEEERETDRHSSDEGELTCVMKFGGSSIASAERMREIAQLILSFPEEKPVIVLSAMGKTTNNLLLAGEKAVSCGVSNASEIQELSFIKDLHLRTVDELGVDRSVISAHLEELEQLLKGIAMMKELTLRTRDYLVSFGECMSTRIFAAYLNKIGVKARQYDAFNIGFITTDDFTNADILEATYPAVAKTLHGDWITDPAIPIVTGFLGKGWKSCAITTFGRGGSDLTATTIGKALGLQEIQVWKDVDGVLTCDPSIYPSAEPVPYLTFDEAAELAYFGAQVLHPQSMRPAREGDIPVRVKNSYNPKAPGTLITKTRDMSEALLTSIVLKPNVTMLDIVSTRMLGQVGFLAKVFSIFEDLGISVDVVATSEVSISLTLDPSKLWSRELIQQELDHVEEELEKIALVNLLQHRSIISLIGNVEYSSLILEKVFHVLRTIEVNVQMISQGASKVNISLIVNDSEAETCVKALHQAFFESDDLSELLILDSGSGNGSPSLSSVEFGPA from the exons ATGGAGGCGTCGCTGCGTTTCCGCTGTGTAAGAACTCCCTGCTTTTGTGAAATTCCTAGAAATTTGCATTTTTCGCGATTTTCGTCGTTATCGTTTGCGGCTTCTCCATGTCGTCCATTTCTTGTGGCAATGGAGAATGCAAATATGCAAACGTCGTTCAGATTGAAGAGCGAGAAGAAGAGAATTGAAGCtgtgctcggggaagaagaagaagaagaagaagaagaagaaagagaaacagATAGGCATAGCTCGGATGAAGGAGAATTAACCTGCGTAATGAAGTTTGGTGGATCCTCGATTGCTTCGGCAGAGAGGATGAGGGAAATTGCGCAGCTCATTCTGAGCTTTCCCGAAGAAAAGCCTGTGATTGTTCTCTCTGCCATGGGAAAAACCACCAACAACCTCTTACTG GCTGGAGAGAAGGCTGTTAGTTGCGGTGTTTCGAATGCATCTGAAATCCAGGAGTTGAGTTTTATCAAAGACCTGCATCTCAG GACTGTTGATGAACTTGGAGTTGATCGCTCTGTAATTTCCG CACATTTAGAGGAACTGGAGCAACTTCTGAAGGGGATAGCTATGATGAAAGAGTTAACACTCCGGACCAGAGATTATTTGGTTTCATTTGGAGAATGTATGTCTACAAGAATATTTGCAGCTTACCTGAACAAAATTGGTGTTAAAGCACGCCAA TATGATGCATTTAATATTGGTTTCATAACCACAGACGACTTCACAAATGCAGATATATTGGAAGCAACTTACCCGGCTGTTGCAAAAACTTTGCATGGTGATTGGATTACTGATCCTGCAATTCCCATTGTTACTGGCTTCCTTGGAAAG GGTTGGAAATCTTGTGCAATTACAACCTTCGGTAGAGGTGGTAGTGATTTGACAGCAACAACCATCGGTAAAGCCCTAGGTTTGCAAGAAATTCAG GTGTGGAAGGATGTTGATGGTGTATTGACCTGTGATCCTAGTATATATCCATCTGCAGAACCTGTACCTTATTTGACATTTGATGAGGCAGCTGAGCTCGCGTACTTCGGTGCTCAG GTCCTACATCCACAATCCATGAGACCAGCTAGAGAGGGTGATATTCCTGTTAGGGTCAAGAACTCTTACAACCCTAAAGCTCCTGGTACCCTCATCACAAAAACAAGAGATATGAGTGAG GCCCTTCTAACCAGCATAGTTTTGAAGCCGAATGTCACTATGTTGGATATCGTCAGTACCCGTATGCTTGGTCAAGTGGGCTTCCTTGCAAAG gtTTTCTCAATCTTTGAAGATCTGGGCATCTCTGTGGATGTTGTTGCTACCAGCGAAGTTAGTATATCTCTGACATTGGATCCATCAAAACTTTGGAGTAGAGAACTAATCCAACAG GAACTTGACCACGTTGAGGAAGAGCTTGAAAAAATTGCACTGGTCAATCTTCTGCAGCATAGATCAATCATCTCTCTCATTGGGAATGTTGAGTATTCTTCCTTGATTCTAGAGAAG GTTTTCCATGTTCTTCGAACCATTGAAGTCAATGTCCAAATGATCTCACAAGGAGCATCCAAG GTAAACATCTCATTGATAGTAAATGATAGTGAAGCCGAAACATGTGTTAAGGCCCTTCACCAAGCGTTTTTTGAGAGTGATGACTTGTCTGAACTACTAATTCTGGATAGTGGATCTGGTAACGGTTCTCCTTCGCTGTCTTCGGTGGAATTTGGTCCAGCCTAA